Proteins encoded by one window of Candidatus Ozemobacteraceae bacterium:
- a CDS encoding (2Fe-2S)-binding protein: MSLRIDDHPILSFKKGKKVSFTFEGKKMEGFEGEPIAAALHAAGVRLLRHSPHKHRPRGFFCAIGRCSSCMMEVDGEVNVMTCITPLKEGMVVNRQEGHGVIKP, from the coding sequence ATGAGCCTGCGAATAGACGATCACCCCATTCTGTCATTCAAGAAGGGGAAAAAGGTATCGTTCACGTTCGAGGGAAAGAAGATGGAAGGGTTCGAAGGCGAGCCGATCGCCGCGGCCCTGCACGCAGCCGGCGTCCGGCTGCTTCGGCACAGCCCGCACAAACACCGGCCGCGCGGATTCTTCTGCGCGATCGGCCGTTGCTCGAGCTGCATGATGGAAGTCGACGGCGAAGTGAACGTCATGACCTGTATCACGCCGTTGAAGGAAGGCATGGTCGTGAACCGCCAGGAAGGCCACGGGGTGATCAAGCCATGA
- a CDS encoding NAD(P)/FAD-dependent oxidoreductase: protein MSRKTEILVVGGGPAGLSAAIVAAQLGSKVLLVDDNPNLGGQLVKQTHRFFGSSARDAGIRGFTIAEELLKQAAELKKNLTILLNTSVVGFYGDTEAGILSPERYEKVTFERVIVCTGAVENSLNFENNDLPGVYGAGAVQTLMNVHGIRPGNKILMVGSGNIGLIVSYQLMQAGVQVVGLVEAMQTIGGYLVHASKIRRLGVPIYTGHTIVSALGTEGVTGARLCRVDEKFQMVPNTQFDVECDCICLAVGLSPLIELFQQADCKMVHVGELGGLVPLHDVNMRTTNPHVYVAGDASGIEEATTAILGGRIAGARATESVRGESAEAVKVVSDALSELRTLRSGSTGERIRWGREKIEKEIAAC from the coding sequence ATGAGCAGAAAGACGGAAATCCTGGTCGTCGGCGGCGGACCCGCCGGCCTTTCCGCCGCGATCGTCGCGGCCCAGCTCGGTTCGAAGGTGCTGCTCGTGGACGACAACCCGAACCTGGGCGGCCAGCTCGTGAAGCAGACCCACCGGTTCTTCGGCAGCAGTGCGCGCGACGCGGGCATCCGCGGCTTCACGATCGCCGAGGAGCTTCTGAAACAGGCGGCCGAGCTGAAAAAGAACCTCACGATTCTGCTCAACACTTCCGTCGTCGGCTTCTACGGCGACACCGAAGCCGGCATTCTCTCGCCGGAACGGTATGAGAAAGTCACGTTCGAGCGCGTCATCGTCTGCACGGGCGCCGTCGAGAACAGCCTGAACTTCGAGAACAATGACCTGCCCGGCGTCTACGGTGCTGGCGCGGTCCAGACACTGATGAACGTTCACGGAATCAGGCCCGGCAACAAGATCCTGATGGTCGGCTCCGGCAACATCGGCCTGATCGTGAGCTACCAGCTGATGCAGGCCGGCGTCCAGGTCGTGGGCCTCGTCGAGGCGATGCAAACGATCGGCGGCTACCTCGTGCATGCCAGCAAAATTCGCCGTCTTGGCGTGCCGATCTACACCGGCCACACCATCGTCAGCGCCCTCGGGACCGAGGGCGTCACCGGGGCGCGGCTGTGCCGCGTCGACGAAAAGTTCCAGATGGTTCCCAACACCCAGTTCGACGTCGAGTGCGACTGCATCTGTCTCGCGGTCGGTCTTTCGCCGCTGATCGAGCTGTTTCAGCAGGCCGACTGCAAGATGGTTCACGTCGGCGAGCTGGGCGGCCTCGTTCCGCTGCATGACGTCAACATGCGCACCACGAACCCCCACGTCTACGTCGCGGGCGACGCTTCGGGCATCGAGGAAGCCACGACGGCGATCCTGGGCGGCCGCATCGCCGGCGCGCGCGCGACCGAGAGCGTTCGCGGCGAGAGCGCCGAAGCGGTGAAAGTCGTTTCCGACGCGCTTTCTGAACTGCGGACGCTGCGGTCCGGCTCGACCGGCGAGCGCATCCGCTGGGGCCGCGAGAAGATCGAGAAGGAGATTGCGGCATGCTGA
- a CDS encoding 4Fe-4S binding protein encodes MLINDGIITREELATVLPTDERFKKGPVAIIECLQDIPCDPCVSSCPSKAISMKAGITDRPTLDAARCIGCGLCVPRCPGLAIFVLDMTHAQRSAALSLPYEMQPVPKVGQVVKGLDRTGKPVCEAKVLKVLSAKKFDRTHVVTIEIPKDRALDVRAIRVA; translated from the coding sequence ATGCTGATCAACGATGGAATCATCACCCGAGAAGAACTCGCGACCGTCCTTCCGACCGACGAGCGGTTCAAGAAGGGACCTGTGGCGATCATCGAGTGCCTGCAGGATATCCCGTGCGACCCGTGCGTTTCCTCCTGCCCGTCCAAGGCGATTTCGATGAAGGCCGGCATCACCGATCGCCCGACGCTCGATGCGGCGCGCTGCATCGGCTGCGGCCTCTGCGTGCCGCGCTGTCCCGGTCTGGCGATCTTCGTTCTCGACATGACCCACGCCCAGCGCTCGGCCGCCCTTTCGCTGCCCTACGAGATGCAGCCCGTGCCGAAGGTCGGCCAGGTGGTCAAGGGCCTCGACCGAACCGGGAAGCCGGTGTGCGAGGCGAAGGTGCTCAAGGTGCTGTCGGCGAAGAAGTTCGACAGGACGCATGTCGTGACCATCGAGATCCCGAAAGACCGCGCGCTCGATGTGCGCGCGATCAGGGTGGCGTGA
- a CDS encoding FAD-binding oxidoreductase, whose amino-acid sequence MKTSFDAIIIGGGILGVSTAYELAKAGMKNICVIERRYLASGSTGRCGGGFRQQWSTEANTRLAIRSVRRLEHIEEELGYKTEFFQGGYLILSHSAEETAQFEKNVAMQRRLGLDVKIVDRADAKKINPYLDVDRIECATWCPTDGHISPFLLTQAYANAARRLGAEIHLWTNVTGLMKKSNVFFVMTDKGITYETPILFNCAGSFSRTIGQMLNVEIPVDPYRHEILVTEPVEKLWNPMIIDFGIGLYARQEHSGGVVMGMGDPNEPVGTFVGSSMHFMFEMSRRFTLLFPKLAGLRIVRQWAGLYEMTADAQPVLGPVDEVENFYQANGFSGHGLMLAPAVSELLAEQVTTGKTSLPIDDLHVRRFRGKREFHREKSVV is encoded by the coding sequence ATGAAGACTTCCTTCGACGCGATTATTATAGGCGGTGGTATACTTGGTGTCAGCACCGCGTATGAGCTGGCGAAAGCCGGCATGAAGAACATCTGCGTGATCGAGCGGCGGTATCTCGCCAGCGGCTCGACCGGCCGGTGCGGCGGCGGGTTTCGCCAGCAGTGGAGCACCGAGGCGAACACGCGGCTTGCCATCAGGTCGGTGAGGCGCCTCGAGCACATCGAGGAGGAGCTGGGCTACAAGACCGAGTTCTTCCAGGGCGGCTACCTGATTCTCTCGCACAGCGCCGAAGAAACGGCCCAGTTCGAGAAGAACGTCGCAATGCAGCGGCGGCTCGGCCTCGACGTGAAGATCGTCGACCGGGCCGATGCGAAGAAGATCAACCCCTATCTCGACGTCGACCGGATCGAGTGCGCGACCTGGTGCCCGACGGACGGCCACATCAGCCCGTTCCTGCTGACCCAAGCCTACGCCAACGCCGCGCGGCGGCTGGGCGCCGAGATCCATCTCTGGACGAACGTGACGGGCCTGATGAAGAAGAGCAACGTGTTCTTCGTCATGACCGACAAGGGAATCACCTACGAGACGCCGATCCTGTTCAACTGCGCCGGCAGCTTCTCTCGCACGATCGGGCAGATGCTCAACGTCGAGATTCCGGTCGATCCGTACCGGCATGAGATCCTCGTGACCGAGCCGGTCGAGAAGCTCTGGAACCCGATGATCATCGACTTCGGCATCGGTCTCTACGCACGCCAGGAGCACAGCGGCGGCGTCGTGATGGGCATGGGCGATCCGAACGAGCCGGTCGGCACCTTCGTCGGCAGCTCGATGCACTTCATGTTCGAGATGAGCCGCCGGTTCACGCTGCTGTTCCCGAAACTCGCGGGGCTGCGCATCGTGCGCCAGTGGGCCGGCCTGTACGAAATGACTGCCGACGCCCAGCCGGTCCTCGGCCCCGTCGACGAGGTCGAGAACTTCTACCAGGCCAACGGCTTCTCGGGCCACGGCCTGATGCTGGCCCCGGCCGTTTCCGAGCTTCTCGCCGAGCAGGTCACCACGGGGAAGACCTCCCTCCCGATCGACGACCTGCACGTTCGCCGCTTCCGCGGCAAGCGCGAGTTCCACCGCGAAAAATCCGTCGTCTGA
- a CDS encoding VTT domain-containing protein, translated as MKPLRIPHSRWLLAAGLIAGFWVFGHFHDDLKAFATYLVNVWGDPALFLLTVLADGIIQPVPPDVFVFGSAFGGERPLQVALVAGVASACGGLLGWAIGRRVGPWRFRRWFGNDLLRAGCRIFRRYGCMIVVVGAVTPVPYSATCWIAGILRLSPVIIFLTSLACRIPRFLLVGWIGSIS; from the coding sequence ATGAAACCATTGCGCATCCCCCATTCCCGATGGCTCCTGGCTGCCGGTCTCATCGCCGGGTTCTGGGTATTCGGGCATTTTCACGATGACCTGAAAGCGTTCGCAACCTATCTCGTGAACGTCTGGGGCGACCCGGCCCTGTTCCTTCTCACCGTTCTCGCGGACGGCATCATCCAGCCGGTCCCGCCCGACGTGTTCGTCTTCGGCTCGGCGTTCGGCGGCGAGCGGCCGCTCCAGGTCGCGCTCGTGGCAGGGGTGGCCAGCGCCTGCGGCGGCCTGCTGGGCTGGGCCATCGGACGCAGGGTCGGCCCCTGGCGGTTCCGGCGCTGGTTCGGCAACGACCTGCTGCGCGCCGGATGCCGTATTTTCCGGCGATACGGCTGCATGATCGTCGTGGTCGGCGCGGTCACCCCCGTTCCCTACAGCGCCACCTGCTGGATCGCCGGCATTCTCCGGCTTTCACCCGTCATCATCTTCCTCACCAGCCTCGCCTGCCGCATTCCGCGCTTTCTTCTCGTCGGATGGATCGGCTCGATCAGCTGA